The genomic window TCAGTTGTAAATTTTTGTCAAAATGATTTATTGGCTTCATTAGTAAGCATTTGAAAGTTCAATTTATTGTTGACGTCATTAGTGATTATCTAAGAACTCTCAATGTAGCCTGATTTTTAAATGACATAAAGAGGACATGATTCATGACGATCTGATCTATAATTTGatatttcttgttttcatataagattttattttgaGATATGATCATGTTTAACACTATGAATTATATAGGGTGGAAGAGTAACAAATGAGAATTTACTTTGTTTTGAGGTTTCTTTCTGCTATTATGGTGGATTTTGTTGGACTTGTTTGAAGATATCGGGAACAGCCGGTAAGTGCGTTCTCCGTTAGTTTTCCTTATTGCTTTTACAGTATATTGTTTGTCATATTCATATCTTAAACTAGAATAAGATAGTAAATAATTGAATTGATTTCCAACACTAGATTATGAGACATCTTTTGATATCTCTGCTGGTGGACAGTGTTTTTGGCCTTTATTAGttcctttttaatttgttttttctcttgatttatttaatgtgttattgtttttttctggGGGATTATATgggttatttaatattttatacctTGAATGCAAGATATTACATGCAACAGAAACACCAAAGTCCAAAGAATTTTCACTTCATGTTTTGTGTAGGAAGGAATCGAAGGATGAAAATAGATATTCTTCAAGAGGAATTTAGGttgagaaaagtaaaaagacTTGCATTATTAAAGGTAATATATTTACTGCATCATTACCTAGGCTAATAGTTTTCTTAAGAATATTCATAGCGACTCAAGTAGTGTCAAGTGTGAAACGAAAAGCAACAGGTAAAGTGTTAAGTCTTAAAAAAGCGATGGCTATGAGCATTTTCTAAAACTTTACAAGGTGCagtgaggaaaaaaaatcatcctttATTGGAGTGTTGATTCTATCATTGATGAAAATgatacataaaataaatccaaaagaACATTGATTGTCAATTCCATTAGCTCATTTAGAGAATTGTTAGTGTTTCAATGTGCTAGTGAAATTTATCTGAATTTTAAGTTGCATCATCTATTGTATAGAAAGGTTATAATGTTCATCTTGCTTAGGTTGTTCTATTGCTGCATTTCTGTGTggtattgaaaaaaatttactcctcggttttaaattatatataatctgCGACAACATTAATGTTATGATTAGATTCAAATTCTGCTTGGTTCAGTGGTTTGGTCATATAggccaaaaaaaaaccccatgatCTTGATTGCAACTGGAATCTCAGACTGacttttaaattctttaatCATGAATTCCTGATCTGAGTTTTATCATGCTAATCATTCTCGGTGTTTTGTCTGGGTCGGAGAAAAGCTAGATCTTTAAGAGTGCTGTGAAAATGATAGAAACTGATAAACTGGTACTTGAGTAATCATATTTCGGTCAAGCAATCAGTGAGTGTTTAATCGCATCTTTTTAGTCAAAATTAGCATCTAACAATTACTTTCTATTGCTATACTCTGAAAATAAACACCTCAActgattcttttctccaccattGGTATGACCTCACTCCCAGGCACTCTTGACAAAGCACAAATATTTCAGTTATAGAATAATCATCCTCATCATTGTGTAGCCTAGTTTAACTTTTTGTCATTAGagctaattaatttaattaatccCCCAACAGTGCTTTGCAACTAATGTTTGTTTGTGCCTTGATGAAGTTCTCATGACTATAATTGTCTTAGTGCGCCGAACTAGATTGTTCTCAGGTAGTGTTTTACTAATGTAGCTTTTCAGGCTAATTTTGAGACATGCAAACTCTAGGGGAGTCTTCAAAGCTTTCTCCTGGACTTCATAGCCTTTGCTTAAAGTGAGATTCTCTCCACAAACAACATGATGGTATGCTGTACTCTaaaatatgtttctttttttttttcctgttgcTGTTTCTTTATGTTTGTTGATAAATTCTCCAGTCTTTGATGAACTGCAAAAGTTTATTAAGGAGACATAGTTGTCATTAGACTCATTACATATCCTAATGCCATTGTACTTGGAATTTAGAAAGCAATGTGCAAATTGGCCTGCATGTGGAAAGAGCTTTCTTGTCTTCTTTTCTGTCAATGCACAAGAACATAACCATAAATTAGGACAATAAGTGGACAGTAGTGTGCTTTCTTTTTGACAGTCtaattatgcttcaagtagaagcccttttgtttttcttattattattatttttgtttattaactaAAAGTTGGAAGCTTCCTCTTTGCTTCTTTTGATGTTTgtcctcttttttttatttctttgacctaCCCTATCTGGATTCTCATCTGCTCTCTGTCCGTTTATCAGTACTCCCCAATTGTTCAATTTCTGGCATCAAGTGTTCAgtataaaaagtttaaaaagttAAGCGTGTTTGAGCGAGAGTAGAATTAAACATcgaaaataatttgaaatctaaacatgtttacatacAAATGATTACAAGTTAAGCATGTGATTAGAAGACATAATGAAGATTTAGGAAATCCTAACCTACAACTGAAAGTGGGACCAAAAGTAACTGagcttgttttgtttaattatttgtcaAATTTGTTGAGGTAGACTTCTTAAGCCAAGTGGTGATAATTATAGTGAACTTTGTCGTATTATGCCTCAGTGTTTGAAAGttagaatgaatgataataatataattataataatatataagaaTTGGCAATAGGGTTCTTTCTCTGTCTGTTAAACTAAGTGTGTGGCAATGATGATCAATCCTTAGTCTTGCTTAAGTGCTCACTCCTCTTCTTTGGTCTGCATGTGCTTTCCATATGAAATAATGGGCCCTCatgtcttccttcttcttccccttttgttttattttatattattattattattatttatttattttatataaataaggtatTACACACGTACTCTATTATTGTCCCAATTATATGCATTAGGagaaaattaaatcacaagCTCATGTGTGAGAGTCAAATGTTTCGTCTCCTTATATCGAATAATTTTGTATGTGAttgttattgaaaataaattcattatgtAGAAAGTGggggaaaaataaattatttgaaaatgatCTATAAATGAGAGTTGATATGAAACTAAACTTTTGGTGCAGAGGTGAATTAGCTACTAATCACTGATCATTATTCTTTGAGCTTGAGGTTATTTATTGGAAATGGATTGATaaatagatgaaaaatatatacattagaTTGTGTCCTCTTCTCATGGTCTTTGGcttaattgtttttgtttcttttataaaaataaataaatcaatatcatagaaaaaaactaattaaaaacacCACATAATATAATAAGACTAAACAACCCACTGATTGTGTTACAAATCAGTGCATGGTAGAAGAGTCTTTTAGGTCATCTATGATGTATCTCGCATCATACCAGAAGATCGTTAAGTTATTGTAACTAGtgcatttttatatttatttttacattgtttatttttattaaaaaaatataataagattaGAAAAACCAcgttcacaattttttttaaaaaaattcaacgtTTAGTGTTTTGTTCGATATTTTACAAAAcctcacaaataaaaaaaaatcaccaagatctaaaagtttttttatttttatttttttaatcaatagtCCTTTATTGGAGTGCATGTGCATTCACCATGATGCTTCTCTACCCCCACAAAATTGCCTTTCCAAACCATAATCCTAGAGAGAGAATAAGCAAAAGTCCCAAGGACAATGGAGTAgcatatcttaaaaaaaaattattaaaaaaaaaacaaagtctAAACCCAAGAGTGGAAAGCGATTTAAACACTTCTTAATCACACAATTAATCACACTCTTCATTcccttaattaaattaaaatctatgacaaaagaagcaaagtgaAACTAAAACACGCCACTTAGCCAAATTCAACCCCTCTAATACAatttactactactactacattACCATCCACTTGTTCTTGTTTTAAAATCTATTAAGAAGACATAAGATTCACAGAGAGATCTTCCATGAAATTCACCCACACATCATTGTCATAATAGaattcctcttcttcatcaGCACAATCAAGTACTTTTCTTCATTTGTCCCCACCATTCTCCGCCACCACCCGCACCGCCGTCTCGACGATCATCATTATGATCATAGTTACAATTTTCGTATTCTTCGTGATAATTTCTTTCAATCACTCCACCTTCATTTTCCATTTCGGCTTCTCCATTCCTCGCAAATCGGCCTCTCACTCTTGGTCTACTATCCGCCAATGTTTTTCTACacgcatactataacaaacgaatatataattaaaattttattcaactCTCGAGTTGACAGTttatgatttatccatatttatcaaaaaatatatatatatatatatatacacacgaatATAAATGAGGTAATAATATCATACAgtgattttcttttgaaaattcctCTGGTTACGCTTGCTTCTGtacctctcaatcctctccttCCGTTCTTCAGCTGAATACCGGCCAATTTTTCCGGTAACCCCACCGCCTTCTTGCCCGATGAGATCGCTGGAAACTTGCACCACATTCATCCcctatacacacatatatacacaatatatgaaaacattatatatatatatatataaatatatatatagaatatatagAATGGAAGTATGTATTAGGTATGaagtatagtatatatatatatatatacctgaagGTCGCCAGTGCTGTAGACTCTGCGGACAGGCTCTGCATGGAAGTCAAGGAagtcaaaagaagaagaaggtggagaagaagaagaaggagagaagtaGGGTaagttggtggtggtggtggtggtggtggtagtgGTGGTGTTGTGAAGAGAGAAAGAGTGGGAGCTAGTGCTTCTAAAGAGATGACAAgaagggagagaagaagagaagagagaagaagttgaagatgatgaagaagatggtgatgagttTGTGAACAATGGAGGGTTGTAGGACCCTTCAAACAAGCTTGAAagcatgttgttgttgttgttgttgttgttgggatGATGATCTTGGTGGTAGTGAAACATGGCTTTGTGAAGTGAAAGGGTTGGAGGTTGAGGGGGGGTTTTAACAATGgaaggggaagaagaagaagaaggagaagaagaagaggaggaaggaGAGGTGGGACCCATTGGGTGGGTTGATGATGTAAGCAATTGTTGAAAGGGTTGACTATAGAGTGGGACCCAGAGTGGTGTGGACTGTGGAGGACTTTGTActgtttttgtaattttgttgtttatttatttatttaattatttgttgtgATGGTTATTTAGAACAGTAGAAGGATCtttttgatgatgttgttgaATGTTTTTGATGCCACGTTGTTGATAGGACAAGATATTGTCTTAGTTATGATGAGTTTGAAACAGAGGAGAGTGACTTGGTgtctatttgttattattaataataataataatgaaattaatattattattattattagagtatAATGTTCAATTCTAGAGTTAGGGTTGGGAATAATATAAATAGGGGGTTTTTTATTAGAGAGATTTTAAAAGAGTTGAATTTTTagtgtaaattttgtttgtgtttttggtaTATTTCTAAATAGATTTTGAGTGTGGTAGTCATCATGTTATTAACGTAATTATTTctaaatactaaattaaaaGACGATAATATCAATTGATATATTTAGtagttttgtatatattttttcaaataaagtggataaacaacATCCAagtatattaaaacaaaaaaacaaaaacaaaaacaaatagtcactaactacaaaaaaataatgagataatCTAACATGATAAAAGGTACCATAGAAAAAGGGAGATCAAAGCGAGTGAATAAGAAGGGTTACAAGGAGACAACAATAATATGGGTAACTCAGGAGATAACAGTCAATATGTCATCCATCTATGTGTGTCTTGCTgcccacaatttttttttttgatatcaAGTCTCTTTTAATGGCTTCTTGAGAGCTGGAACAATACTAGAGGAGGTGCATACAAAAGTCAATgctatgtttaataattattgtcGAGTCCTCTAACATAAGTCCTTTCGAGTCTTGGTCTCTAGATTACCAGAAAAGCAACTAAATATTCCAGAGTATGCCCTCTAATAAGAATCTCCAAAGTGTCCTAGTGTTTCAATTTAAGATTAAGTCGCGAATTTTGGGAAGACATAGAGGCCAAGGATCTACCTATAGTGATCTAGATGTGGGTAACATAGGGACAATGCAAGAAAAGGTGGTCCAATGTCTTCACAATAGCATGGGAAAAGACGCATGTCACCGTGTGAATTCCATTAGACCCTAGCTCCTTTAGCATGTTTTCTAGACTGAAAATTCTATTTTCACAAACAAGCCTggtaaaaatcattattttttgagGGCATGGTCCTTTTTTAGAATGTGTTGCTAAGTATAGACCTCACCCACCATTATTAAGGAAACAGTAGAAAAATCTGACTAAGCAAGTCTTATTATTAAGGAAACAGTAGAAAAATCTGACTAAGCAAGTCTTATTATTAAGGAAACAATAGGAAAATTCTGACTAAGCAAGTCTTATTACTCTATAGGTTCTAGACGCATGCATGGATAGCTGGTAGGATGAAGGTGAGCCTTGCTTAAAATAAAGACTTTTTTTCAATGGTATATGGTGATAGTGCCATAGAGGGCCTTGGTTGTAGTAGTTATATGAGAGTCTTTTTTAGTTATGtatatcatatttaaaataaagagGATGAAACTTAAATAACTCATCTTTTGgaaaattgaattttgaataaacaaaatatcagaattggtataataaaataaataataatatgttattattagaataattctaatatatataatctccaaaccctaaaccctaacaaTTAATAGCAAAGAGAAGCTcaagttaaattttaaatctcattaataactcaaataaataaataaataaataaaatcagtaGTTATTCATCTCCgctaagtatttaaaattaataaatctattAACTAATGTAAATGGCATTGcactatatttttattacatatatatatatatatataaagaaaatatatgctaagatatttttttggttttgtttggagGAATCTACAACACATTGATGTGCTTTTTAGGTTCTTCATGAATGGGTACGGAGGGGACCTTAAttagtttctttttaattaacaaaGATTTTAAGACTAAAAACACTTACTTTGCTCTTAATcataattatgattcttaattaAAAGCTTTCTTTTAATGGTCTTCAACATCAAGACTCTATTTGGAATCACTTGACTTGCCAATTGTAAGGTTTACATCAAGTATAACCTTACCTTTAATAACCTTgtttgagaatatatatatataacatgtaaTGTGCCCCATTTACATAAAGTTTTATTTGCATGTCTCTCTAAAGTTTAGGCTTTATGCTCAAATATTTCCATTTATGTTTTGTGCCAATTCACTTTATTTTGTACCCAAATTCtggtaaatatttcaaaaataccaaaagaatctacgttattaaaataaatatttttacagtttttttttacttgtgatACATtagtttcatgattttttttcttcattaaataaTCAGCTAATttcttacttgaattttatAAGTACATGTTCTTACTAACTTTGAATTAGTTTAagtaaattttgttatttactCGTGAATATTAGATGTAGTCTTtacagtttatttattttttttttttataaatttcttgatgttttttttttaaaaaaaatggataaaccacttcaattaaagacaaaaaaaatatacaaaccCTAACATCGACCACAAGAAGTGGAacaaaacagaagaagaaacaacAATCTTGATGGTTTTCAATGCTACAAATATCTcacaaatactttttaaaataaaaaaaaatgacaaattagATACTCCACCTTATATTCATTTCAATTCTAAAGTTcacataaaataattatatatatttaaattttctccCCAAAATCACTTCcataaattaaaaacagaaaataaaatatatattaaatattttctaaataaatatgacaaacGAAATGGTAGCAACAATACGTAACTTCNNNNNNNNNNNNNNNNNNNNNNNNNNNNNNNNNNNNNNNNNNNNNNNNNNNNNNNNNNNNNNNNNNNNNNNNNNNNNNNNNNNNNNNNNNNNNNNNNNNNNNNNNNNNNNNNNNNNNNNNNNNNNNNNNNNNNNNNNNNNNNNNNNNNNNNNNNNNNNNNNNNNNNNNNNNNNNNNNNNNNNNNNNNNNNNNNNNNNNNNNNNNNNNNNNNNNNNNNNNNNNNNNNNNNNNNNNNNNNNNNNNNNNNNNNNNNNNNNNNNNNNNNNNNNNNNNNNNNNNNNNNNNNNNNNNNNNNNNNNNNNNNNNNNNNNNNNNNNNNNNNNNNNNNNNNNNNNNNNNNNNNNNNNNNNNNNNNNNNNNNNNNNNNNNNNNNNNNNNNNNNNNNNNNNNNNNNNNNNNNNNNNNNNNNNNNNNNNNNNNNNNNNNNNNNNNNNNNNNNNNNNNNNNNNNNNNNNNNNNNNNNNNNNNNNNNNNNNNNNNNNNNNNNNNNNNNNNNNNNNNNNNNNNNNNNNNNNNNNNNNNNNNNNNNNNNNNNNNNNNNNNNNNNNNNNNNNNNNNNNNNNNNNNNNNNNNNNNNNNNNNNNNNNNNNNNNNNNNNNNNNNNNNNNNNNNNNNNNNNNNNNNNNNNNNNNNNNNNNNNNNNNNNNNNNNNNNNNNNNNNNNNNNNNNNNNNNNNNNNNNNNNNNNNNNNNNNNNNNNNNNNNNNNNNNNNNNNNNNNNNNNNNNNNNNNNNNNNNNNNNNNNNNNNNNNNNNNNNNNNNNNNNNNNNNNNNNNNNNNNNNNNNNNNNNNNNNNNNNNNNNNNNNNNNNNNNNNNNNNNNNNNNNNNNNNNNNNNNNNNNNNNNNNNNNNNNNNNNNNNNNNNNNNNNNNNNNNNNNNNNNNNNNNNNNNNNNNNNNNNNNNNNNNNNNNNNNNNNNNNNNNNNNNNNNNNNNNNNNNNNNNNNNNNNNNNNNNNNNNNNNNNNNNNNNNNNNNNNNNNNNNNNNNNNNNNNNNNNNNNGGCAAGGACTATGGACATCTGGCACGTAAACTGGGGAAGTAAATCAGTTTTCCATTAATCTCCCATATTTTTGTTGCATTGGCATCTCTTTATTATCATACACAGCTACTGAGGATAATGCATGGATTTTTAAGTGTGGAGAAAGGTTTAGGACTCTTGAACATATTTTACTTACCAAGTTGTTGACTCATGAGTGTACATTTGAAAGCTAGTGGGAGCTTATTAGTTTAAGGGTGGACACATgcttgtttgtttctttttgtttttatttttatatgtttttgctCTGTTCTGATTATTTTGGCTAATCGAATCACACAATCTCcctattgtagcaaaattagaTCTTTTTATAACTTTGTATAGCTTATCTTTCATTATACTCAAGTAATAATaattgtgaatttttatttttgcaaatttgaacaaaaatttgtttgaaaaagattgaagatggaaagagctacccctaTTAGGTGTTTAGTTACCTTGATAAGTCAAATACTGATGTATGCCTCtaacaagagaaagagctacctttaaagtgagtgaaagctaccatacTCTAggaaaagatgtggaaagagctacaactTCTAAGTTGAAAGCCATTCTCACGGGGCCACTGAGAGAAAATGCTACTAGGAGTTGTACTGGCTACCACCTTGAGTAAAAGAGAAGTAGTTTGTGAATTTTTCCTATTAATATCTTGTAGGTTAAAAGAAGCCGAAGTAGAGATTTCGGCAGGCTTACGCATAAGTCAAATCGTAAGGGCTATCTAAGAGAATTTTAAGGTCTAGCGCTCACACCCATAAGTTGGACCATATCACCAAAACGTAAGACCCTACGGACGAGCTTATGGTCGCAGTGATCCAAAGTGAGGCTCACGATCCATCTTCCAGCCTCCCACGTGCCACGCTCTAAGCCCATAAGCAAAGGCGTAAGTGGTCAAGTATAAATATTCTCTAATACTATTTTCTATTCATTCTCATTGTGTACTCGTGAATTGTATTGTTGTTCTCtcattaatggagaactaattttgtagTTGCTTGGGtgtagatgaactctagggtttgaCCCCATCTAATACTAGTTGTGAAATCtttatgcttttaattgttttctaatcGCATCCCCgtattatttgaattcaatcACGTGTTATCATTATCTTGAATGATATCATGGCAAAAGTCCCCTAGTTTCAGCATGATGCTTGTGTGACGAGTCAAAAGCGCCTAGCATAGTATTGTCATACCATGATAGGGGATTGCGAGTAAAcctaaaaatatgataatttgaGTCGAGAGTCCTCCTCCTGGGACTCTCCCAAGTGAATTAGCAAGTAATTCCACTCTTTTCAATCATAGGAAATAGATTTTAGAAGGAATCATATTTCTATTCTGTAAGGGATCAGGGCAATCATTTTAGCAGAAGGGTTGTCTCACCTATTAAATTCTTGAtaattcacat from Dioscorea cayenensis subsp. rotundata cultivar TDr96_F1 chromosome 9, TDr96_F1_v2_PseudoChromosome.rev07_lg8_w22 25.fasta, whole genome shotgun sequence includes these protein-coding regions:
- the LOC120269359 gene encoding two-component response regulator-like APRR5 → MFHYHQDHHPNNNNNNNNMLSSLFEGSYNPPLFTNSSPSSSSSSTSSLFSSSLPSCHLFRSTSSHSFSLHNTTTTTTTTTTTNLPYFSPSSSSPPSSSFDFLDFHAEPVRRVYSTGDLQGMNVVQVSSDLIGQEGGGVTGKIGRYSAEERKERIERYRSKRNQRNFQKKITYACRKTLADSRPRVRGRFARNGEAEMENEGGVIERNYHEEYENCNYDHNDDRRDGGAGGGGEWWGQMKKST